Proteins found in one Candidatus Binatia bacterium genomic segment:
- a CDS encoding PIN domain-containing protein: MPGVIDTNLFLYAANSDADEHRRARDFLARVGGSRDPWYVTDGILYEFLRVSTHPKVFPKPLTWREGIAFLQPLIDADNIHVINSGDPHWKLLSEVLAEITHPSGNLFFDVRTAVLMREHGVRRIYTTDTDFLQFSRIEVVNPLRS, from the coding sequence TTGCCCGGCGTCATCGACACCAATCTCTTTCTCTACGCCGCCAACTCCGACGCCGACGAGCACCGGCGGGCGCGCGACTTCCTCGCCCGCGTCGGCGGTTCGCGCGATCCCTGGTACGTTACCGATGGAATTCTGTACGAGTTCCTGCGTGTGTCGACGCATCCGAAGGTCTTCCCCAAACCTCTGACGTGGCGCGAGGGAATCGCTTTCCTGCAGCCGCTGATCGACGCCGACAACATCCACGTCATTAACTCCGGCGATCCTCACTGGAAGTTGCTCTCCGAGGTCCTTGCCGAGATCACTCATCCGAGCGGCAACCTGTTCTTCGACGTGCGGACGGCGGTCCTCATGCGCGAGCACGGCGTTCGGCGCATCTACACGACCGACACCGATTTCCTGCAGTTCTCGCGGATCGAGGTGGTCAACCCGCTGCGCAGTTGA